The following is a genomic window from Pseudomonas parafulva.
AGGGTGGCCATCTGCGTATTCCTTGGTTTTGTAGGGCAATTCGACATAGCGCGGCGACTATGCCGCAAGTCGGTGGCAGTGTCCAGTTCCCCGCAATAGCCAGCACGTTGACCGAGGTTCGGGCAAAGTATGTGACTGCGAGCCTGGGTTTGGTCACTTTCGTGGGATAAAAACGCCGCTGTGGGACGTTATAGCCCCAACTTGCCGCGCACGCGCGTCAGAATCGTCGCAAATTCCTCGGCATTCACCTCGCCGATCACCCGATCAGTGGTCATTTCGCCGCCGTTCGCGGCAAAGAACAGCATCGCCGGTGGGCCGAACAGTCGGTAGCGGTCGAGCAGGCTGCGCTGTTCGGCGCTGCTGGCCGTTATATCGAAGCGCAGCCGTTTGAAGCCGGACAGCATCGGCTGGACCTGGGCGGCGCCGAGCACGTCCTTCTCGATCACTTTGCAACTGATGCACCAGTCGGCGTACCAGTCCAGCAGCACCGGCTGGCCGGCCGCTTTGGCCTGGGCCAGGGCCGCGTCCAGCGCGGCGGGGGTGGTGAGGGTCTGCCAGGCATCGGCCTGCTCAGGCGCCGCCGAGGCGGCAGACGCGGGCGGCGGCAGCGGCCGCAGTGGGTCGCCTTGACCGGCCAATGCGCCGTACCAGCAGGCCAGGGCGTAGACCAGGCACAGCAGGCCGAGCAACTGAGCCAGGCGCTGGCGCGGCGACTTGACCACGAACTCCAGCGCGCCGAGAAACAGTGCCACGCCAGCGGCCAGCAGGCCGACCAGCAGCAGCGTCAGCGGCCCGGGCAGCACGCGGCTGAGCAGGCCGATGGCCACGCCCAGCAACAGCACGCCGATGACGTTCTTCACGCTGTTCAGCCATGGCCCGCTCCTGGGCAGCCAGGCCGCGCCGCCGGTCGCCACCAGCAGCAGCGGTGCGCCCATGCCCAGGCCCAGGGCAAACAGTTTCAGGGCGCCGCCGACGGCATCGCCGCTGGCGCTGATGTACAGCAGAGCGCCCGCCAACGGCGCCGACACGCAGGGCGAGACCAGCAGGCTGGAGAGCACCCCGAGCACCGCAGCGCCCAGCAGTGATCCGCCGCGCGTGCCGCGTGCCACCCGGTCCAGGCGCTGGCTCAGGGCGTGCGGCAACTTGAGTTCGAACAGACCGAACATGGCCAGGGCGAACACCGCGAAAAACAACGCAAAGGGCACCAGCACCCAGGCCGATTGCAGGCGTGCTTGCAGGTTCAGGCTGGCGCCGAACAGCCCCATCAACGCGCCGAGTCCGGCGAAGCTGGCGGCCATCGGCAGCACGTAGGCCAGCGACAGGCTCAAGCCGCGCCAACCGCCCACCTGGCCGCGCAGCACCACGCCGGACAGAATCGGCAGCATCGGCAGCACGCAGGGGGTGAAAGTCAGGCCGAGGCCGGCGAGGAAGAACAGTAGCAGCGCCTGCCAATCGAGCCGTTCGGTGGCACTGGCGGCGTTCGCAGCGCCCTCTCCCGGAATGCTCAGGCGCGCGGTTTCCGGGGGATAGCACAGGCCTTTGTCGGCGCAGCCTTGATAACCCACCAGCAAGGTGAAGGCGCGTGGGTCGGTGCGCGGCACTTCGATGTCGACGATGCCGTGGTACACCTCGACGTCGCCGAAGAACTCGTCGTGCTTGGCTTCGCCCTGGGGAATGCGTGGGCTGCCCAGGGCGATGTCGCCTGGCTCGCTGCGCACCTGGAAGCGGTGACGATAGAGGTAGTAGCCCTCGGTGGCGACGAAGCGCAACTTGATCGACTGCGCATCGGCCTGGAGCAGTTCCAGCTTGAAGGCTTCGTGGACCGGCAGGAAGTCGGCGCTGTTGGACAGCGAGGCGGCGCCCAGGGTGGCGCTGGGGCGGTTGTCGAGCAGGCCCGAGGCGAAGCTGGGGCCGGCCAGCAGCAGGAACAGCAGGAAAAACAAGCGGCGCATGGCGGACTCGCGAGGTGGAACGTGGCCGGCATGATAGCGGAGTTGGCAGCGGCTGGGGGCGATCGGGCTGGGCGCGGCGGCGAAGCGCCGCACCCCAGAGCGCTTACACGCGAAACGCGCCGACCGCCTGGTTCAGTTCGCCGCCGAGCTGCAGCAGTTGCTCGCTCTGCTGGCGACCTTCGCCGATACGCTGCAGGTTGTCTTCGCCCAGTGCATGGATACGCTCACTGTGGTCACGGATCTCGCTCACCGCGCCGCTCTGCTGGGCGGTCACATCGGCGATGCGCACCGCCGTGTCGGCGATGGTGCGAATGGCGCTGACGATCTCGTCCAGCGCACCGTCGGCCATCTGCGCCTGGCTGGCGGTGGCCTCGGCATGTTCGAGCTGGGTACGCATGCCGCTGACCGATTCGCGCGCGGCCTGTTGCAGGCGGTCGATCAGCACCTGGATTTCGCCGGTGGCGCCGGTGGTGCGCTGGGCCAGCGAGCGCACCTCGTCGGCCACCACGGCGAAGCCGCGGCCCATCTCCCCGGCACGGGCCGCCTCGATGGCGGCATTGAGCGCCAGCAGGTTGGTCTGCTCGGCGATGGCGCGGATCACCGTCAGCACGCCACCGATGGTCGCCGACTCGGCCGCCAGTTGCTCGATCAGCTGAGCATTGCCCTGCACCTCGTCGACCAGCGCACGCAGCCCCGACAGGCTGTCGCCGATCACCGCCTGGCCGTGCTCCACGGCGCGACCGGCGTCACGGCTGGCGTCGGCGGCTGCGCTGGCGTCGCCGGCCACCTGCTGGATGGTCGCTTCCAGTTCGCCCAGGGCGTCGCGGATCTGCGCGGTGTCGCCGGCCTGGCGTTCGGCGCCGTCGTGCAGCGCCGTGCTCATGCCGGCCAGGGCGTGGCTGCTGCCGGCGACCTGTTCGGCGTTGTCGCGCAAGGTGCCCACCAGCGTCACCAGGTACTGGCGCAGGCGGTTCAGCGAGGCCTGGATCTCGTGCAGTTCGAGGTTGGTACGGCCCAGCTCCACGGGCTGGCCGAAGTCGCCTTCGGCCCAACGCGACAGAGCCGGTACCAGGCTGGTGAGGGTGCGGGTGAGGCGCCGTTGCAGGGTGTCGATGAGCAGTGCGATCAGCAGGATCAGGCCGATCATCACGCCCTGGGTGAGTCGCACTTCGGCGGCGATCTTCGCGTGCTGGCCTCGCACCTGCGGCTCCAGTGCGGCGATGGCCTGCTGCACGGCATCGATACGTTCGCGGGTACTGGCGGCCAGCGCGGCGCGGCGCTCGATCTGTTCGCGGGTGCGCTGCAGCTCGGCGGGGTAACGGCCGAGCAGGCTTTGCAGTTCGCGCTTGAGGCCGACGGCGACATCTTCCTGGCGTTCGTTGGCCTGGCTTTGCAGGCCCATCATCGCGGCGAAGTCGTCGGCGCCGGACTCGGCGGCGCGGGTCACCCCCAGCAGCGGCAGGGCGTCGATGAGCTGGGCCTGGGCGCGGATCTGCTGCAGCTCGCGTTCCACCTCGTCGGCCAGCTCGGCGCGACCGCTGCTGACCAGTTTGTCGCGGGCCAGCGCCAGGCGGCCCAGGTGCAGCGAGGCGTCCAGCAGGGGTGTCAGGTAGCGCGGCGCCTCGGCGCTGCCGCTGTCACGGGCGTAGCTGGCCAGTTGTTCGAAGTTGGCCCCCAGTTCGCGCTCGGCTTGCAGCAGCAGGGCTTGCGGGTCGCCGGCCAGTTTGCCGGCGGCCAGCAGTTCGTTGGCGGTGAACGCCTGCAGGCCGTCGAGGCTGGGCCGCAGTTGCGCGGCCAGATCCTCCGGCCACTGGGCCAGCGCCTCGTGCAGGTGCCGGGTGGCCTCCGTGGCGGCGGCATGGCGCAGGGCGTCGCCACTGGCCAGGTAGACCTGGATATTGTCGGCGGCCTGGTTCTGGAACTGCTGAGACAGGCTCAGGTAGCGCTCCATCAGTTGGTAGGGGCGCTCCAGTGCGCGCTGCGACCACCACAGGGTCGCG
Proteins encoded in this region:
- a CDS encoding protein-disulfide reductase DsbD translates to MRRLFFLLFLLLAGPSFASGLLDNRPSATLGAASLSNSADFLPVHEAFKLELLQADAQSIKLRFVATEGYYLYRHRFQVRSEPGDIALGSPRIPQGEAKHDEFFGDVEVYHGIVDIEVPRTDPRAFTLLVGYQGCADKGLCYPPETARLSIPGEGAANAASATERLDWQALLLFFLAGLGLTFTPCVLPMLPILSGVVLRGQVGGWRGLSLSLAYVLPMAASFAGLGALMGLFGASLNLQARLQSAWVLVPFALFFAVFALAMFGLFELKLPHALSQRLDRVARGTRGGSLLGAAVLGVLSSLLVSPCVSAPLAGALLYISASGDAVGGALKLFALGLGMGAPLLLVATGGAAWLPRSGPWLNSVKNVIGVLLLGVAIGLLSRVLPGPLTLLLVGLLAAGVALFLGALEFVVKSPRQRLAQLLGLLCLVYALACWYGALAGQGDPLRPLPPPASAASAAPEQADAWQTLTTPAALDAALAQAKAAGQPVLLDWYADWCISCKVIEKDVLGAAQVQPMLSGFKRLRFDITASSAEQRSLLDRYRLFGPPAMLFFAANGGEMTTDRVIGEVNAEEFATILTRVRGKLGL
- a CDS encoding methyl-accepting chemotaxis protein, producing the protein MRLKWLTNFNTLLLVAVCFALGATLWWSQRALERPYQLMERYLSLSQQFQNQAADNIQVYLASGDALRHAAATEATRHLHEALAQWPEDLAAQLRPSLDGLQAFTANELLAAGKLAGDPQALLLQAERELGANFEQLASYARDSGSAEAPRYLTPLLDASLHLGRLALARDKLVSSGRAELADEVERELQQIRAQAQLIDALPLLGVTRAAESGADDFAAMMGLQSQANERQEDVAVGLKRELQSLLGRYPAELQRTREQIERRAALAASTRERIDAVQQAIAALEPQVRGQHAKIAAEVRLTQGVMIGLILLIALLIDTLQRRLTRTLTSLVPALSRWAEGDFGQPVELGRTNLELHEIQASLNRLRQYLVTLVGTLRDNAEQVAGSSHALAGMSTALHDGAERQAGDTAQIRDALGELEATIQQVAGDASAAADASRDAGRAVEHGQAVIGDSLSGLRALVDEVQGNAQLIEQLAAESATIGGVLTVIRAIAEQTNLLALNAAIEAARAGEMGRGFAVVADEVRSLAQRTTGATGEIQVLIDRLQQAARESVSGMRTQLEHAEATASQAQMADGALDEIVSAIRTIADTAVRIADVTAQQSGAVSEIRDHSERIHALGEDNLQRIGEGRQQSEQLLQLGGELNQAVGAFRV